From the genome of Devriesea agamarum, one region includes:
- a CDS encoding ribonuclease D yields MIDRIQPLLEWCAAAEKVPDEPVAIDAERASSFRYSHRAYLIQLRTDSAGTALIDPLAFAIPSTLRRVLSGREWVLHAASQDLPCLAELDLVPTSLFDTELAARLLGMPRVGLGAVVEDTIGVSLAKEHSAADWSRRPLPQPWLAYAALDVELLVKVRNVLAERLIQAGKDEWARQEFDHLVRHGARIQAPKPDAWRHVKGITKLVSPQQLAVLRELWLRRDDIARAEDLSPHRVLHDRVLIAIASRPPASREEFGSGIGKRLSRADVWWRTIRSALDLPACHWPGKAEPVVPPPPKLWGRKHPERAQILTRVRAAITAEAEKLNLPQENLIPPAIVRSLIWEHGTELNSLPQAEHTIATTLDALGARPWQVAIAAPVIDQAIQAAPTDEDLPGSGKAKGPHRSDEHPATA; encoded by the coding sequence GTGATCGACCGCATTCAGCCTCTGCTGGAGTGGTGCGCAGCCGCTGAGAAAGTGCCAGACGAGCCCGTCGCGATTGACGCTGAACGCGCATCCAGTTTCCGTTACAGCCACCGCGCCTATCTCATTCAGCTGCGCACAGACAGCGCTGGCACCGCTCTCATTGACCCCCTCGCCTTTGCTATACCGTCAACGCTGCGCCGGGTTCTTTCCGGACGCGAGTGGGTTCTGCACGCGGCAAGTCAAGATCTTCCCTGCCTTGCCGAACTCGATCTGGTACCTACGTCCCTGTTCGACACCGAGCTTGCCGCGCGGCTGCTGGGGATGCCGCGGGTGGGCTTGGGAGCCGTGGTGGAAGACACGATCGGGGTGAGCCTCGCCAAAGAGCATTCAGCGGCGGACTGGTCGCGTCGCCCGCTTCCCCAGCCATGGTTGGCTTACGCCGCACTCGACGTGGAACTTCTGGTCAAGGTGCGCAACGTGCTCGCAGAGCGCCTCATTCAGGCCGGTAAAGACGAATGGGCACGTCAGGAGTTTGATCACCTCGTCCGCCATGGGGCCCGTATCCAGGCTCCAAAACCAGATGCCTGGCGACATGTCAAGGGGATCACTAAGCTCGTCTCGCCCCAGCAGCTTGCCGTCCTGCGCGAACTGTGGCTTCGCCGCGACGATATTGCCCGTGCAGAAGATTTGTCGCCGCATAGGGTTTTACATGACCGCGTGCTGATCGCCATCGCGTCGCGTCCGCCAGCATCTCGCGAGGAATTTGGGTCGGGCATCGGGAAGCGGCTTTCTCGAGCTGACGTGTGGTGGCGCACTATCCGGTCAGCTTTGGATTTACCTGCCTGTCATTGGCCTGGTAAAGCCGAGCCGGTCGTGCCGCCTCCGCCGAAGCTGTGGGGACGCAAACATCCTGAACGCGCTCAGATTTTGACGCGGGTGCGTGCTGCGATTACTGCTGAAGCAGAAAAGCTCAACCTTCCGCAGGAGAACCTGATCCCGCCGGCCATCGTCCGCTCGCTGATCTGGGAGCATGGCACCGAGCTGAATTCCTTACCGCAGGCGGAGCACACAATTGCTACCACCCTCGATGCTCTGGGGGCGCGTCCATGGCAGGTAGCTATTGCAGCCCCGGTTATCGATCAGGCGATACAGGCAGCACCGACTGACGAAGACCTGCCCGGCAGTGGGAAGGCTAAAGGCCCGCACCGTAGCGACGAGCATCCCGCTACCGCCTGA